Proteins encoded in a region of the Thermocaproicibacter melissae genome:
- a CDS encoding phosphoribosyltransferase family protein, translating to MSGKYYEMTIAGCKRQLPICPINEHLDIAGFIMLGDVELTEKTAAALLKKCPEHDVVVTAETKGIPLCYEMARQGCGKYVVARKSVKVYMRNPISVEVKSITTDHIQKLFLSEEDEKVLRGKRVLIVDDVISTGESLAAMEKLVGMYGGNIVGRAAVLAEGDAKDRSDIIYLEPLPLFFK from the coding sequence ATGAGCGGGAAATACTATGAAATGACGATTGCAGGTTGCAAGCGGCAGCTGCCGATTTGCCCGATTAATGAGCACCTCGACATTGCCGGCTTCATCATGCTCGGCGATGTGGAACTGACGGAGAAGACCGCCGCCGCACTTCTGAAAAAGTGCCCGGAACACGACGTCGTCGTGACCGCCGAAACAAAGGGAATTCCGCTTTGCTATGAGATGGCAAGGCAGGGCTGCGGCAAATATGTTGTGGCGCGCAAAAGCGTCAAGGTATATATGAGAAACCCGATTTCCGTCGAAGTGAAGTCCATTACAACGGATCATATCCAGAAGCTTTTCCTTTCGGAAGAGGACGAAAAGGTTCTGCGCGGCAAGCGCGTGTTGATTGTTGACGACGTTATCAGCACCGGCGAATCGCTTGCAGCCATGGAGAAGCTCGTCGGAATGTATGGCGGCAACATTGTCGGCCGCGCGGCCGTGCTCGCAGAAGGCGACGCAAAGGACCGCAGCGATATTATTTATCTGGAACCTCTGCCGCTTTTC
- a CDS encoding histidine triad nucleotide-binding protein, which translates to MDCVFCKIAAGEIPSKKVYEDDKVLAFYDLEPQAPVHILIIPKEHIASAAEITPENSSVVAHIYEVAAKLAAEQHLDDGFRIVCNAGKDGGQTVPHLHFHLLGGRSMKWPPG; encoded by the coding sequence ATGGACTGTGTGTTCTGTAAAATCGCCGCAGGCGAGATTCCGAGCAAAAAGGTCTACGAGGACGACAAAGTCCTTGCATTCTATGATCTTGAGCCGCAGGCTCCGGTGCATATTTTGATTATCCCGAAAGAGCACATTGCTTCTGCGGCTGAAATCACGCCGGAAAACAGCAGTGTTGTCGCACATATTTACGAAGTAGCTGCAAAGCTTGCAGCGGAGCAGCACCTCGATGACGGCTTCCGCATCGTCTGCAACGCAGGCAAAGACGGCGGCCAGACTGTGCCGCATCTGCATTTCCACCTGCTTGGCGGGCGTTCGATGAAGTGGCCTCCCGGCTGA